From Acomys russatus chromosome 25, mAcoRus1.1, whole genome shotgun sequence, a single genomic window includes:
- the Metrn gene encoding meteorin translates to MVVAALLCALCCGLLVASARAGYSEDRCSWRGSGLTQEPGSVGQLTLDCTEGAIEWLYPAGALRLTLGGPDPGTRPSIVCLRPARPFAGAQVFAERMGGNLELLLAEGPDLAGGRCVRWGPRERRALFLQATPHRDISRRVAAFRFELHEDQRAEMSPQAQGLGVDGACRPCSDAELLLAACTSDFVIHGTIHGVAHDMELQESVITVVATRVIRQTLPLFQEGSAEGQGQASIRTLLRCGVRPGPGSFLFMGWSRFGEAWLGCAPRFQEFSRVYTAALTAHLNPCEVALG, encoded by the exons ATGGTGGTAGCCGCGCTTCTCTGCGCGCTGTGCTGCGGCCTCCTGGTCGCATCCGCTCGCGCTGGCTACTCCGAGGACCGCTGCAGTTGGAGGGGCAG CGGTTTGACTCAGGAGCCCGGCAGCGTGGGGCAGCTGACCCTGGATTGTACTGAGGGCGCTATCGAGTGGTTGTACCCAGCCGGGGCGCTACGCCTGACCCTGGGCGGCCCCGATCCGGGCACGCGGCCCAGCATCGTCTGTCTGCGCCCGGCGCGGCCCTTTGCTGGTGCCCAGGTCTTCGCTGAACGGATGGGAGGCAACCTAGAGTTGCTACTGGCCGAGGGCCCAGACCTAGCTGGGGGCCGCTGCGTGCGCTGGGGTCCCCGGGAGCGCCGAGCCCTTTTCCTCCAGGCCACACCACACCGCGACATCAGCCGCAGAGTTGCTGCCTTCCGTTTTGAGCTGCACGAGGACCAGCGTGCAGAAATGTCTCCCCAGGCCCAAGGTCTTGGTGTGGATG GTGCCTGCAGGCCCTGCAGTGATGCTGAGCTCCTTCTGGCTGCATGCACCAGTGACTTTG TGATCCATGGGACCATCCATGGGGTCGCCCACGACATGGAGCTGCAAGAGTCAGTCATCACTGTGGTGGCCACCCGTGTCATCCGCCAGACACTGCCACTGTTCCAGGAAGGGAGTGCGGAGGGCCAGGGTCAGGCCTCCATTCGTACCTTGTTGCGCTGTGGTGTGCGTCCTGGCCCAGGCTCATTCCTCTTCATGGGCTGGAGCCGATTTGGCGAAGCTTGGCTGGGCTGTGCTCCCCGCTTCCAAGAGTTCAGCCGTGTCTATACAGCTGCCCTTACAGCCCACCTCAACCCATGTGAGGTGGCATTGGGCTGA